A genomic region of Microlunatus sagamiharensis contains the following coding sequences:
- the ligA gene encoding NAD-dependent DNA ligase LigA, with amino-acid sequence MTDTVVSASAAAAKEVADLTGRINELRHEYYEGDQSTASDEEYDRLVRRLQELEEQHPELLRPDSPTQTVGGAPETTLFAPVVHREPMLSLDNVFSREELEEWAARVRRDAAKRLPDAGVRWLCELKIDGLAINLRYERGVLTSAATRGDGVTGEDVTSNVRVMGTIPMRLAGTGHPDLVEVRGEIFFPVENFDALNARQAAAGERLFANPRNAASGSLRQKAEGKSPDRLALMETRIQGLRMLVHGIGAWPVEQIESTEAAPGGPVASQSQVYELLAAWGLPTSTHYRVLDSLDQVWDFIEHYRAERASVEHQIDGIVVKVDDLDLHVALGATSHSPRWATAFKYPPEEVHTKLLDIVVSIGRTGRATPFAVMQKALVAGSEVRQATLHNQDVVREKGVLIGDTVVLRKAGDVIPEVLGPVVELRDGTERAFVMPERCPECGTVLRPAKEGDVDLRCPNARSCPAQVRGRVEHIGSRGALDVEALGEVTAAALTQPTVPATPPLADESGLFDLTMEDLLPIRVVPRDPETGLARLNDDGTEKQLAPFQKIVRKGRKGEPDLVGPSKQAEDLLANLEIAKSRDLWRYLVALSIRHVGPVAARALAQHFGSLAAIRAASRDELAAVDGVGPIIADALTDWFAVDWHAAIVDRWAASGVRLEIPGHPGPQAVAAAPAGPLAGLSIVVTGTVEGFSREEAEEAILAAGGKAASSISKRTAYVVVGASPGASKLTKAESLGTPQLDAEGFRRLLAGGPEALVTETPTDG; translated from the coding sequence ATGACCGACACCGTGGTCTCCGCCTCCGCCGCAGCGGCCAAGGAGGTCGCCGACCTCACCGGACGGATCAACGAGCTGCGCCACGAGTACTACGAGGGCGACCAGTCGACGGCGTCCGACGAGGAGTACGACCGCCTCGTGCGCCGGCTCCAGGAGCTCGAGGAGCAGCACCCCGAGCTGCTCCGCCCGGACAGCCCGACGCAGACCGTGGGCGGCGCGCCCGAGACGACGCTGTTCGCCCCGGTCGTGCACCGCGAGCCGATGCTCTCCCTCGACAACGTGTTCAGCCGCGAGGAGCTCGAGGAGTGGGCCGCCCGCGTACGCCGCGACGCCGCCAAGCGCCTGCCGGACGCCGGGGTCCGGTGGCTCTGCGAGCTCAAGATCGACGGTCTCGCCATCAACCTGCGCTACGAGCGGGGCGTCCTCACCTCCGCCGCGACCCGGGGCGACGGCGTCACCGGCGAGGACGTGACGTCGAACGTGCGGGTGATGGGCACGATCCCGATGCGCCTCGCGGGGACCGGCCACCCCGACCTCGTCGAGGTGCGCGGCGAGATCTTCTTCCCCGTCGAGAACTTCGACGCGCTGAACGCCCGCCAGGCCGCGGCCGGGGAGCGCCTCTTCGCCAACCCGCGCAACGCCGCGTCGGGCTCGCTCCGGCAGAAGGCCGAGGGCAAGAGCCCCGACCGCCTCGCGCTCATGGAGACCAGGATCCAGGGCCTGCGGATGCTCGTGCACGGCATCGGGGCGTGGCCGGTCGAGCAGATCGAGAGCACCGAGGCGGCCCCGGGCGGGCCGGTCGCGTCCCAGAGCCAGGTGTACGAGCTGCTCGCCGCCTGGGGGCTGCCGACCTCCACCCACTACCGCGTCCTCGACTCGCTCGACCAGGTCTGGGACTTCATCGAGCACTACCGCGCCGAGCGGGCGTCCGTGGAGCACCAGATCGACGGCATCGTGGTCAAGGTCGACGACCTCGACCTGCACGTCGCCCTCGGGGCGACGAGCCACTCCCCGCGCTGGGCGACCGCGTTCAAGTACCCGCCCGAGGAGGTGCACACGAAGCTGCTCGACATCGTCGTGTCCATCGGCCGCACCGGCCGTGCGACGCCGTTCGCGGTCATGCAGAAGGCGCTGGTCGCGGGCTCGGAGGTGCGGCAGGCCACGCTGCACAACCAGGACGTCGTCCGCGAGAAGGGCGTCCTGATCGGCGACACCGTCGTGCTGCGCAAGGCCGGCGACGTGATCCCCGAGGTGCTCGGCCCCGTCGTCGAGCTCCGCGACGGGACGGAGCGCGCCTTCGTGATGCCGGAGCGCTGCCCGGAGTGCGGCACCGTGCTGCGCCCGGCCAAGGAGGGCGACGTCGACCTGCGCTGCCCCAACGCGCGCAGCTGCCCGGCGCAGGTCCGCGGCCGGGTCGAGCACATCGGCTCGCGCGGCGCGCTGGACGTCGAGGCGCTCGGCGAGGTGACGGCGGCCGCGCTCACCCAGCCCACCGTCCCCGCGACCCCGCCGCTGGCCGACGAGTCGGGGCTGTTCGACCTGACCATGGAGGACCTGCTGCCGATCCGGGTCGTCCCGCGCGACCCGGAGACCGGGCTGGCGCGGCTGAACGACGACGGCACCGAGAAGCAGCTCGCGCCCTTCCAGAAGATCGTGCGGAAGGGGCGCAAGGGCGAGCCCGACCTGGTCGGGCCCTCCAAGCAGGCCGAGGACCTGCTCGCCAACCTCGAGATCGCCAAGAGCCGCGACCTGTGGCGCTACCTGGTCGCGCTGTCGATCCGCCACGTCGGGCCGGTCGCCGCCCGCGCCCTCGCGCAGCACTTCGGGTCGCTCGCGGCGATCAGGGCCGCCTCGCGCGACGAGCTCGCCGCGGTCGACGGCGTGGGCCCGATCATCGCCGACGCCCTGACCGACTGGTTCGCCGTCGACTGGCACGCGGCCATCGTCGACCGCTGGGCGGCCTCGGGCGTACGGCTCGAGATCCCCGGCCACCCCGGTCCGCAGGCGGTGGCGGCCGCGCCGGCCGGGCCGCTGGCGGGGCTGTCGATCGTGGTCACGGGCACCGTCGAGGGCTTCAGCCGCGAGGAGGCGGAGGAGGCGATCCTCGCCGCCGGCGGCAAGGCGGCGTCGAGCATCTCCAAGCGGACCGCGTACGTCGTGGTCGGTGCGAGCCCGGGCGCCTCGAAGCTGACGAAGGCCGAGTCGCTCGGCACCCCGCAGCTCGACGCGGAGGGGTTCCGTCGCCTGCTCGCCGGCGGCCCGGAGGCCCTGGTGACGGAGACGCCCACCGACGGATAG
- a CDS encoding M1 family metallopeptidase produces MRHPLRGWAALLTSTAVGLALLPGAPAAAAPAVPAAKPAPVAGGQSVDDSLFPEIGGTGYDVRHYGIALTYATGGTIKATTTIQARAARPLSELTLDLEGLSVDRVTVDGRRARFVRRDTKLVVTPARAASGRFTVEVRYHGRPTTHIDPDGAKDGWVPSATGATALSEPVGAQTWFPNNNTPRDKATFDVAITAPKKLAAASNGELRSRRTRDGQTTWRWRQRQPMATYLSLLAIGRFDVYRSTVALAGGRTIPAWTFVEPGLGSAKAQRDLLPKVLRFSEKQYGRYPFSATGMVIQDLGVGYALETQTRPFFDGVPDDATLVHELAHQWYGDSVTPRDWGDIWLNEGFATYAEANYAAEHGGPTTWQAFQQAYRANGPGSDLWSPAPAALTNPADLFGSPVYERGGLTLEALRHRIGDEKMRTLLRAWARQQAHGVVATSDFIALAERTTGENLGAFFATWLYQEGRPAGYEDAGVTRVAPSSGSRSRHE; encoded by the coding sequence GTGCGTCATCCCCTGCGCGGCTGGGCCGCCCTCCTCACCAGCACGGCCGTGGGCCTGGCTCTCCTGCCCGGGGCCCCGGCCGCCGCGGCTCCCGCCGTGCCCGCAGCCAAGCCTGCGCCGGTCGCCGGCGGCCAGAGCGTCGACGACTCGTTGTTCCCCGAGATCGGCGGCACCGGCTACGACGTCCGCCACTACGGCATCGCGCTGACGTACGCGACCGGCGGCACGATCAAGGCCACGACGACGATCCAGGCCAGGGCCGCCCGGCCGCTGTCGGAGCTCACGCTCGACCTCGAGGGGCTGAGCGTCGACCGCGTCACCGTGGACGGCCGGCGCGCCAGGTTCGTGCGCCGCGACACCAAGCTCGTCGTCACCCCGGCCCGGGCCGCCAGCGGCCGCTTCACCGTCGAGGTGCGCTACCACGGCCGCCCGACCACCCACATCGACCCGGACGGTGCGAAGGACGGCTGGGTGCCGAGCGCGACCGGCGCGACCGCGCTGTCGGAGCCGGTCGGCGCGCAGACCTGGTTCCCGAACAACAACACGCCGCGCGACAAGGCGACCTTCGACGTCGCTATCACCGCGCCGAAGAAGCTGGCCGCGGCCTCCAACGGCGAGCTCCGCAGCCGCCGGACGCGCGACGGCCAGACGACGTGGCGCTGGCGCCAGCGCCAGCCGATGGCCACCTATCTCTCGCTGCTCGCGATCGGCCGCTTCGACGTCTACCGCTCCACCGTCGCGCTCGCGGGTGGCCGCACGATCCCCGCGTGGACGTTCGTCGAGCCCGGGCTCGGCTCGGCCAAGGCACAGCGCGACCTCCTGCCGAAGGTCCTGCGCTTCAGCGAGAAGCAGTACGGCCGCTACCCGTTCAGCGCGACCGGCATGGTCATCCAGGACCTCGGGGTCGGCTACGCGCTGGAGACCCAGACGCGGCCCTTCTTCGACGGCGTCCCTGACGACGCCACGCTCGTCCACGAGCTCGCGCACCAGTGGTACGGCGACTCGGTCACCCCGCGCGACTGGGGCGACATCTGGCTGAACGAGGGCTTCGCCACCTACGCCGAGGCGAACTACGCCGCCGAGCACGGCGGCCCGACGACGTGGCAGGCCTTCCAGCAGGCGTACCGGGCGAACGGTCCCGGGTCCGACCTCTGGTCCCCGGCGCCGGCCGCGCTGACCAACCCGGCCGACCTCTTCGGCTCCCCCGTCTACGAGCGCGGCGGGCTGACGCTCGAGGCCCTGCGGCACCGGATCGGCGACGAGAAGATGCGGACGCTGCTGCGCGCCTGGGCGCGGCAGCAGGCGCACGGGGTGGTCGCGACGAGCGACTTCATCGCGCTCGCCGAGCGCACCACCGGGGAGAACCTCGGCGCCTTCTTCGCCACCTGGCTCTACCAGGAGGGACGACCGGCGGGCTACGAGGACGCGGGCGTCACCCGGGTCGCGCCGTCCTCCGGCAGCCGGAGCCGCCACGAGTAG
- a CDS encoding uroporphyrinogen decarboxylase/cobalamine-independent methonine synthase family protein — protein MTTPVPNTPTSVWWTGVGSWPGTDMPDATKTAFAECPDLPYLPELPARGIGAQLVGRGAASLLSGIAVDLQPAGWRLADAPNRDARLARSLFRSDLDVLEEVAQGYAGPVKVAVAGPWTLSAALERPRGDRVVADRGARRDVAQSLTEGIGELVGELRRRLPDVSLVVQLDEPLLPAVLTGALSTASGFSRHRSVDRPEVAEVYTALVEHVGRPVVVHCCAAGAPVDLLRRAGVIGVGLDLAQTSTREWDEVGQGLAEGMWFGAGALATDGPVPVDRPDVVARRVLGRLDDLGLDADAGLRTVLTPACGLAGFDRAGATAALRTLRSAADIVTDRLLG, from the coding sequence GTGACCACGCCCGTCCCGAACACGCCCACCTCCGTCTGGTGGACCGGCGTCGGCTCCTGGCCCGGCACCGACATGCCGGACGCGACCAAGACGGCCTTCGCCGAGTGCCCGGACCTGCCCTACCTGCCCGAGCTGCCCGCCCGGGGGATCGGCGCGCAGCTCGTCGGCCGCGGGGCGGCGAGCCTGCTCAGCGGGATCGCGGTCGACCTGCAGCCCGCCGGCTGGCGACTCGCCGACGCCCCCAACCGGGACGCCCGGCTCGCGCGCTCGCTGTTCCGCTCCGACCTCGACGTGCTCGAGGAGGTCGCCCAGGGCTACGCCGGTCCGGTCAAGGTCGCGGTCGCGGGGCCCTGGACGCTGTCGGCGGCGCTCGAGCGCCCGCGCGGCGACCGCGTCGTCGCCGACCGGGGTGCACGCCGCGACGTCGCCCAGTCGCTGACCGAGGGGATCGGCGAGCTGGTGGGCGAGCTGCGTCGCCGGCTCCCGGACGTCTCGCTGGTCGTCCAGCTCGACGAACCGCTCCTGCCCGCCGTCCTCACCGGCGCCCTCAGCACGGCCAGCGGCTTCTCCCGGCACCGCTCGGTCGACCGGCCGGAGGTGGCCGAGGTCTACACGGCGCTCGTCGAGCACGTCGGCCGCCCGGTGGTCGTGCACTGCTGCGCCGCCGGGGCACCGGTCGACCTGCTGCGCCGCGCGGGCGTCATCGGGGTGGGCCTCGACCTCGCGCAGACCAGCACCCGCGAGTGGGACGAGGTCGGCCAGGGACTCGCCGAGGGGATGTGGTTCGGCGCGGGTGCCCTGGCGACCGATGGCCCGGTCCCCGTCGACCGGCCCGACGTCGTCGCGCGGCGCGTGCTGGGTCGTCTCGACGACCTCGGGCTCGACGCGGACGCAGGGCTGCGAACGGTGCTGACGCCCGCCTGCGGGCTCGCGGGCTTCGACCGCGCGGGTGCGACCGCCGCGCTGCGCACCCTCCGCTCGGCCGCCGACATCGTCACCGACCGCCTGCTCGGCTGA
- the mnmA gene encoding tRNA 2-thiouridine(34) synthase MnmA gives MRVLAAMSGGVDSAVAAARAVDAGHEVTGVHLALSKNPQSFRSGARGCCSREDAHDARRAADRLGIPFYVWDLSDRFAAEVVEDFVAEYAAGRTPNPCLRCNEKIKFEAVLERGLALGFDAVCTGHYARLERGEDGSVELHRAVDQAKDQSYVLGVLTAHQLAHSLFPLGPSTKIEVRAEAAARGLSVAAKPDSHDICFIADGDTAGFLDARLGRRPGAVVDADGTLLGEHDGTHHFTVGQRRGLRLGVPAADGRPRFVLDVTPVSGTVTVGPREALAVTHLAGTRPTWTGAVPAGRWRGLVQVRAHGGPVGATLELRKDELVVDTDQPLVGVAPGQAVVAYDDTRVVGSATISSTRSPALTS, from the coding sequence ATGAGGGTGCTCGCCGCCATGTCCGGCGGGGTCGACTCCGCCGTGGCCGCGGCCCGTGCGGTCGACGCCGGGCACGAGGTCACCGGGGTGCACCTGGCCCTGTCCAAGAACCCGCAGTCCTTCCGCAGCGGCGCCCGAGGCTGCTGCTCGCGCGAGGACGCCCACGACGCGCGCCGCGCGGCCGACCGGCTCGGCATCCCCTTCTACGTGTGGGACCTCTCCGACCGCTTCGCCGCCGAGGTCGTCGAGGACTTCGTGGCCGAGTACGCCGCCGGCCGCACCCCGAACCCCTGCCTGCGCTGCAACGAGAAGATCAAGTTCGAGGCGGTCCTCGAGCGCGGCCTCGCCCTGGGCTTCGACGCGGTGTGCACCGGGCACTACGCGCGCCTCGAGCGCGGCGAGGACGGCTCCGTCGAGCTGCACCGGGCCGTCGACCAGGCCAAGGACCAGTCGTACGTGCTCGGGGTCCTGACCGCGCACCAGCTGGCGCACAGCCTCTTCCCGCTCGGCCCCTCGACGAAGATCGAGGTGCGGGCGGAGGCGGCCGCGCGCGGGTTGAGCGTGGCGGCCAAGCCGGACAGCCACGACATCTGCTTCATCGCCGACGGGGACACGGCGGGCTTCCTCGACGCGCGTCTGGGCCGTCGCCCGGGTGCGGTCGTCGACGCCGACGGCACGCTGCTCGGCGAGCACGACGGCACGCACCACTTCACCGTCGGCCAGCGTCGCGGGCTCCGGCTCGGCGTGCCCGCGGCGGACGGCAGGCCGCGGTTCGTCCTCGACGTCACGCCCGTCTCCGGAACCGTCACCGTCGGCCCCCGCGAGGCCCTCGCGGTCACGCACCTCGCCGGCACCCGCCCGACCTGGACCGGCGCGGTCCCTGCGGGTCGCTGGCGCGGCCTGGTGCAGGTGCGTGCGCACGGCGGGCCGGTGGGCGCCACGCTGGAGCTTCGCAAGGACGAGCTCGTGGTCGACACCGACCAGCCGCTCGTCGGGGTCGCGCCGGGGCAGGCCGTGGTGGCGTACGACGACACGCGCGTCGTCGGCAGCGCGACGATCTCCTCCACCCGCTCGCCGGCGCTGACGTCGTGA
- a CDS encoding cysteine desulfurase family protein: MRSYLDHAATTPMRAEAVAAVTAELTRTGNPSSAHGSGRAARRVVEDARELVAERLGAEPAEVVFTGGGTEADNLAVKGAYWGRRDAARRDVLVSAVEHHAVGDAALWLAQAQGAQVRILPVDGTGRLDLDAYAAALGPQSAVVSVMWGNNEVGTLQPVAEVAAAGHAAGAVLHSDAVQAVGHVVVDFAASGLDLLSLTAHKLGGPVGIGALLARRSTALAAVQHGGGQERDVRSGTLDVVGAAGFAAAVDVAVRTLEAEAVRETALREELFARVRAAVPEAVRHGAASPEDPAAGLPGVLSVGFPGAPGDALVMLLDAAGVDVSTGSACSAGVTAPSHVLTALGVEEADARSVVRFSLGHTTTTADLERVSAVLPDVVARARAAAAYV, translated from the coding sequence GTGCGCAGCTACCTCGACCACGCGGCGACGACCCCGATGCGGGCCGAGGCCGTGGCGGCGGTGACCGCTGAGCTGACCCGGACCGGCAACCCGTCCTCGGCGCACGGCTCGGGCCGCGCCGCGCGCCGGGTCGTGGAGGACGCGCGAGAGCTCGTCGCCGAGCGGCTCGGGGCCGAGCCCGCCGAGGTCGTCTTCACCGGCGGCGGCACCGAGGCGGACAACCTCGCGGTCAAGGGTGCCTACTGGGGGAGGCGTGACGCCGCCCGCCGCGACGTGCTCGTCAGCGCGGTGGAGCACCACGCCGTGGGCGACGCCGCGTTGTGGCTGGCGCAGGCGCAGGGGGCGCAGGTTCGCATCCTGCCGGTCGACGGCACCGGGCGGCTCGACCTCGACGCGTACGCGGCCGCGCTCGGCCCGCAGAGCGCGGTGGTCTCGGTGATGTGGGGCAACAACGAGGTCGGCACGCTGCAGCCGGTGGCCGAGGTCGCGGCGGCCGGGCACGCGGCCGGAGCGGTCTTGCACAGCGACGCGGTGCAGGCCGTCGGCCACGTGGTGGTCGACTTCGCGGCCAGCGGCCTGGACCTGCTGAGCCTGACCGCGCACAAGCTCGGCGGGCCGGTGGGCATCGGCGCGCTGCTCGCGCGGCGCTCGACCGCGCTGGCTGCGGTGCAGCACGGCGGCGGGCAGGAGCGCGACGTGCGCTCGGGGACGCTCGACGTGGTGGGCGCGGCCGGCTTCGCCGCAGCCGTTGACGTCGCCGTCCGCACGCTCGAGGCCGAGGCGGTCCGGGAGACGGCGCTGCGCGAGGAGCTCTTCGCGCGGGTCCGGGCGGCGGTCCCGGAGGCGGTGCGCCACGGCGCCGCGTCGCCCGAGGACCCGGCGGCCGGGCTGCCCGGCGTGCTCAGCGTCGGCTTCCCCGGCGCGCCGGGCGACGCCCTCGTCATGCTCCTCGACGCCGCGGGCGTGGACGTCTCCACCGGCTCGGCCTGCTCGGCGGGCGTCACCGCTCCGAGCCACGTGCTGACCGCGCTCGGCGTGGAGGAGGCCGACGCCCGCAGCGTCGTGCGCTTCTCGCTCGGGCACACGACCACGACCGCCGACCTGGAGCGCGTGTCCGCGGTGCTCCCCGACGTCGTCGCCCGCGCCCGCGCCGCGGCCGCGTACGTCTGA
- a CDS encoding DUF222 domain-containing protein, which produces MFDPETQGHTAAELCSRIAASHATLRETECEELVLAAAWADVHYLDGDEAGYRPLVERSCAWGGQGCPPVAEHCALELGALRGTGATAARMLIADALDLRHRLPHLWQLVRTGTVRAWQARHVAQTTHDLSWEACTDVDEALSRSLPLLAWPRFRRLLHAAVLDADPEARRRREQDAGEQRGVWSWTGDHGLRTVVAKAASGDAVWFMATVDRLAEVLRADGDTDPVDVRRSKAIGLLAQPALALALLLDHADDPDRLPPAQAPHAVESPAPGPATTARLDEDEDADPDGSGRDLVLRRDLLRHDLRAARPRVVLHLHVTDTALRCGDGLVRPEHGEAMTLDQARDWLADTGCPITVRPVRDPLDTAPVDAYEIPLRLREALFLRNPVDVFPFGQATSRTLDLDHTTPYVPPGAGGPPGQTGTHNLGFLARSHHRAVTFAGWKRRQPQPGTYLFASPNGYVYLTTNQGTVALGRTPYSRALWDCDPAEDRSTKERVGAA; this is translated from the coding sequence ATGTTCGATCCGGAGACGCAGGGGCACACTGCTGCCGAGCTCTGCTCCAGAATCGCCGCCAGCCACGCCACCCTGCGCGAGACCGAGTGCGAGGAGCTCGTGCTCGCCGCCGCATGGGCGGACGTGCACTACCTCGACGGCGACGAGGCGGGCTACCGACCGCTCGTGGAGCGGTCGTGCGCGTGGGGCGGCCAGGGCTGCCCTCCCGTGGCGGAGCACTGCGCCCTGGAGCTCGGCGCGCTGAGGGGTACCGGGGCGACCGCCGCCCGCATGCTCATCGCTGACGCCCTCGACCTGCGCCACCGGCTGCCGCACCTGTGGCAGCTCGTCAGGACCGGGACGGTGCGCGCCTGGCAGGCGCGCCACGTCGCCCAGACCACGCACGACCTGTCGTGGGAGGCGTGCACCGACGTCGACGAGGCGCTGAGCCGCTCGCTGCCGCTGCTCGCCTGGCCGCGGTTCCGGCGGCTGCTGCACGCGGCCGTGCTGGACGCCGACCCCGAGGCCCGCCGGCGACGTGAGCAGGACGCCGGCGAGCAGCGCGGGGTCTGGTCGTGGACGGGTGACCACGGCCTGCGCACCGTCGTGGCCAAGGCCGCGTCAGGGGACGCCGTCTGGTTCATGGCCACTGTCGACCGCCTCGCCGAGGTCCTCCGAGCCGACGGGGACACCGACCCGGTGGACGTCCGGAGGTCCAAGGCCATCGGCCTCCTCGCGCAGCCCGCCCTCGCGCTCGCCCTCCTCCTCGACCACGCCGACGACCCCGACCGGCTGCCTCCCGCCCAGGCGCCTCACGCCGTCGAGAGCCCCGCCCCGGGACCCGCGACCACCGCGCGGCTGGACGAGGACGAGGACGCGGACCCGGACGGGAGCGGCCGTGACCTCGTGCTGCGGCGCGACCTGCTCCGCCACGACCTGCGGGCGGCGCGACCGCGGGTCGTGCTCCACCTGCACGTGACCGACACCGCGCTGCGCTGCGGCGACGGGCTCGTCCGCCCCGAGCACGGGGAGGCGATGACGCTCGACCAGGCCCGCGACTGGCTCGCCGACACCGGGTGCCCGATCACCGTCCGGCCCGTGCGCGACCCCCTCGACACCGCCCCCGTCGACGCCTACGAGATCCCGCTCCGGCTGCGCGAGGCGCTGTTCCTCCGCAACCCGGTCGACGTCTTCCCCTTCGGGCAGGCCACCAGCCGCACCCTCGACCTCGACCACACGACCCCGTACGTGCCACCCGGCGCCGGTGGACCACCCGGGCAGACCGGCACGCACAACCTCGGCTTCCTGGCCAGGTCGCACCACCGCGCGGTGACCTTCGCGGGCTGGAAGCGACGACAACCCCAGCCGGGCACCTACCTCTTCGCCTCGCCCAACGGCTACGTCTACCTCACGACCAACCAGGGCACCGTCGCGCTCGGCCGCACGCCGTACAGCCGCGCGCTCTGGGACTGCGATCCCGCCGAGGATAGGAGCACGAAGGAGCGGGTCGGTGCGGCCTGA
- a CDS encoding electron transfer flavoprotein subunit alpha/FixB family protein translates to MADVLVLADLDGDAPTRATLELLTLAARVGDPVAVVLDPAAGVSAAAAAALAQHGATRVLSVVDAAFDDYLVVPKSEALAQVAGSVAPSLVLLGSTLEGREIAGRLAVRLGAGLITDAVDLDADATTTQSVLAGGWTVRARGDRDVLVATLKPNSVTPATVDAPAQVEVEPVAVTFSDAARGARVTARDPRVATGRPGLTEARVVVSGGRGTGGDFAKVEALADALGGAVGASRAAVDAGWYPHAYQVGQTGTTVSPQLYVAAGISGAIQHRAGMQTSKAVVAVNSDPEAPIFALADLGVVGDLQTVLDGVVQGLEESGA, encoded by the coding sequence ATGGCCGACGTCCTCGTCCTCGCCGACCTCGACGGTGACGCCCCCACCCGGGCGACCCTCGAGCTGCTGACCCTGGCCGCACGGGTCGGCGACCCGGTCGCAGTCGTCCTCGACCCTGCCGCGGGCGTCTCCGCGGCGGCCGCCGCGGCGCTCGCGCAGCACGGCGCCACGCGTGTGCTGAGCGTCGTCGACGCGGCGTTCGACGACTACCTCGTCGTTCCCAAGTCCGAGGCGCTGGCCCAGGTCGCGGGCTCGGTCGCCCCGTCGCTCGTCCTGCTGGGGTCGACCCTGGAGGGCAGGGAGATCGCCGGCCGCCTCGCCGTGCGCCTCGGCGCGGGCCTCATCACCGACGCCGTCGACCTCGACGCCGACGCCACCACCACCCAGTCCGTGCTCGCCGGCGGCTGGACCGTGCGTGCCCGCGGGGACCGCGACGTCCTCGTCGCCACCCTCAAGCCGAACAGCGTCACTCCGGCGACCGTCGACGCCCCGGCCCAGGTCGAGGTCGAACCGGTCGCGGTCACCTTCTCCGACGCCGCCAGGGGAGCCCGCGTCACCGCGCGCGACCCGCGCGTCGCGACCGGGCGCCCGGGCCTCACCGAGGCCCGCGTCGTCGTGTCGGGCGGCCGCGGCACCGGCGGCGACTTCGCCAAGGTCGAGGCGCTCGCCGACGCGCTCGGGGGCGCCGTCGGTGCCTCGCGCGCCGCGGTCGACGCCGGCTGGTACCCGCACGCCTACCAGGTCGGGCAGACCGGCACGACGGTCTCCCCGCAGCTCTACGTCGCGGCCGGCATCTCGGGTGCCATCCAGCACCGGGCGGGCATGCAGACCTCGAAGGCCGTCGTCGCCGTGAACTCCGACCCCGAGGCCCCGATCTTCGCCCTCGCCGACCTGGGCGTGGTCGGCGACCTGCAGACCGTCCTCGACGGCGTCGTCCAGGGCCTGGAGGAGAGCGGCGCCTGA
- a CDS encoding electron transfer flavoprotein subunit beta/FixA family protein, with amino-acid sequence MKIVVCVKHVPDASGERGFASDLTLDREAVDGLLSELDEYAVEQALRVAEAADGDVEVVALTIGPDDAAAAIKRALQMGATSGIHVVDDALHGTDALGTSAVLAAAVTKAGADLVVCGMSSTDGAMGVVPAMLAERLGWPGATYAGHLEVADGHATIMREDDRARLTVEVDLPAVVSVTDQSGETRYPSMKGILAAKKKPVVEWELDDLGLDPADVGLDAASTRVVGTEPRPAKGAGRVVTDAEGSGSAAVLEFLAAGRYA; translated from the coding sequence GTGAAGATCGTCGTCTGCGTGAAGCACGTCCCCGACGCGAGCGGTGAGCGCGGGTTCGCCTCCGACCTGACCCTCGACCGCGAGGCCGTCGACGGGTTGCTGTCCGAGCTCGACGAGTACGCCGTCGAGCAGGCCCTCCGGGTCGCCGAGGCGGCCGACGGCGACGTCGAGGTCGTCGCGCTGACGATCGGGCCCGACGACGCGGCCGCGGCGATCAAGCGGGCCCTGCAGATGGGCGCGACCTCCGGGATCCACGTGGTCGACGACGCGCTCCACGGCACCGACGCCCTCGGCACGAGCGCCGTCCTGGCTGCCGCCGTCACCAAGGCCGGCGCCGACCTCGTGGTCTGCGGGATGTCGTCCACCGACGGCGCCATGGGCGTCGTCCCGGCGATGCTCGCCGAGCGCCTCGGCTGGCCGGGCGCCACCTACGCCGGGCACCTCGAGGTGGCCGACGGGCACGCGACGATCATGCGCGAGGACGACCGGGCCCGGCTCACCGTCGAGGTCGACCTGCCCGCGGTCGTCAGCGTCACCGACCAGTCGGGCGAGACGCGCTACCCCTCCATGAAGGGGATCCTCGCGGCGAAGAAGAAGCCGGTCGTGGAGTGGGAGCTCGACGACCTCGGCCTCGACCCGGCCGACGTCGGCCTCGACGCGGCCTCGACCCGCGTGGTCGGCACCGAGCCCCGGCCCGCGAAGGGTGCCGGGCGCGTCGTCACCGACGCCGAGGGCTCCGGATCGGCCGCGGTGCTCGAGTTCCTCGCCGCCGGCCGGTACGCCTGA